The Biomphalaria glabrata chromosome 7, xgBioGlab47.1, whole genome shotgun sequence region ACTTAAGTATCCTCTCGATCAACCCTCTTCGTTTTCTGTTCTataggcgccctaaaaataaaGCTCGGAATAAAGGAAAACCCCCGCCATGGGGTCCTTGCCCCGTATACTGCTGAGGGATCTTACAGTCTTCTTTAGACCCctatggtttttttttgtgtgttttttttgttaattttatattgTACTAGCCAGATATGACCCACAGCGTGCGGGCCTTAATTTTGGTATTAATGATCTACTGTTtggaatttagatctatgttttgttttgtttgtaaaatgttttacataattcggatgttccttcagagttgaagatagtttacttcctagtccaaacctcccgcaggacgacgggggatgggagcgggcagggtttgaaccctcgaccgtcgataaatccgaacgacagtccagcgagcaaaccgcacgaccaggcagccatccgatgagTTATCCAACATGTCCAACATGGAGAATgtttatttcacattttttattttgccacgaaaataaaagtagagtgggtttacccgttcagccgacatattcatatctaatatataatataatataaaatgctgtcaaaacgggtttacccgatgtGTTAaatagtttctttctttaatagagatagaATTAGCtacttttgtctatttttagggccttgcggttgtgggagggacatttaACATACTCTActgtctccgccatgatctaggGAACATTTATGCCACGTTTTATCAAGATGAGTCAAACggtttcgatttttttttcggggaaaTTCATACAtaacatacgccttactttgtgctttatattatagatatagaaaatacgaaaaacatgcatatatgtaataaataatCGCTTTCCCGATTTTACAATTTCGAAACGGAAATGATAAATCTGTTAGTGCAATCTAGGTCGATTGAGCTATTGTATTCTGCTTCTTTATGAAATgcttgtttccccccccccttttttttttttttaaatatttgttcgtTCATTATCTCCCTTAGTCTACGCCTGCGATAATGTCCCCCTGCTATCAGCAGTAATAGCAGGAAAGACTAGTTGTTAACTTGTTGGTCTCcctgattcccccccccccccccccgccatccTCAGCCTTTCATTATCAGGCACGTGCTTGAATTATTACCTTTTGGCCACGTGATCAATGTTGCCTGTTTGATTGGTTGTCTCTATTTCATATTCTAATGTCATAGGTTTGCGTTTTCTAGGTCAGTCAtctactgtattttttttttggttctcaTGTCTTGTATGTTAACTAGTTAACATTGTCAGATGTCACATCCTGTCCCGACTGTTGACTGTATTGACTGTTCTCCATTTAGCTATTCTATAGATCTTCAATTATATTTCAAGAAACATCTCATAAAACTAACCTGAAATTGAAACCGGGAAATGTCTTTAGTTTGTCAGCACTTTTACCTCCTTTCTATCAATTCCCTCCccgtctgtctggtcaaaatcttTTCCACagtatttctcccatttcccattctcggatcaagttgaaacttttgcacGATTATTCATTGTCGGTGACAGCAGATGAATCAATGAATTATTaaatcaattaactaattagtcgtcattaattctttttgttttatatggagTCTTGTGAAGGCTAATGTAGAGAATTCGGTCGTTCGTAAATTAGACAAataaaacaatctttttttaaaaaaggtactTGAATAGCTCTGTGGTAAACACGTTGGCCTTACATCATGGAGtctcaagttcgaattcagactcgagtaacctttttttttatataaaattgctttttttttttttttttgccattgaAATGACATcacggaaaccttcttccaTTGCCAACTCTCCACTGGGTCATAAAAGTGATTGGACGTTAGTACACTGAAACGTGAAAGTTGCgtagaacttaaaaaaaaaattgttttcaatcCCACTACATCTTTGTTACATCACgattgtttttaagtatttcatTCTATATAAGCGAGTTGTTGCTGCGTTTTTATTCaagtattgtttatatttaactttgttttatttctcattCTTTTTAAAGCCACAGTTTTAGTTGTAACGCAGTCGTTCTACCCTCGTGTGTCGAGGCAAATGAAAAGTGGAAGTTATCTTGTTTGTCTCCTACTTCCGGTTCTCTCGCGTTCTCTCCACAGACTTCGCCCTTAaaacagaaattaaaacaaTTCTGTGCTGGCTGTTGTTGTACTTTGTAGTCACCAAAAAAATAATCTCCGAACCATGACACTCAGCTAGTGAAGACATTAGTAATGACTATGAGGTTCGTTTTTTACGCCCGAGTGGAGAGCCTCGTCTGCTTGGCTTATGCACTCATGCTCTGAGTCTCCAAGATGAGGTGCGCTTAGAAAATGGCTGTATTAAATGtataacttttacatttttacttaATGAATTGAATCAAAACACCCTCGGCTCATATTTAATGCTTTGAACCAAAGCACCCTTGGCTTACATGTAAAATGTAGCACTTGAGTAATAATGCATGTTAAGGGGTTGTGTAGGGTTCTGTTACACTAAATTTTAGCAAAATTATTTCCTGCCTCACATTACGCCCCtgttaaaacttatttttattttcaaaagcaAGTAAATTGACAATGattatatagaatctatttttaaagcaaattacaGAAGGCAATCCATATTTTTAGTCAGATTTTCATTTTCATAATTTTAATCCTGAACTGGGTCATTGATCTTCGCCGACAGGGTTTCAGACGAAGAAAGAACTCGGGTTCATGAGTCCAAAAAGACCAGGCAGTAATCTGTCTCATTAAGTTCAATTCTGTGACACGCGTCATGACAAAATGTGTGACAATTTCCCCCCGCGATAAGTTGTTTGgtcaatttaacaaaataatctttttttttaatagtgcgTGCGTCTGTAGGAGCGTTCGTGCTCCATTTATCTGCGGCAAATGTTTCACTATTTCGTTAGGCAAGGTGACACAAGGGGAGACAAAATTGACTCACGATGTTAGAAGTTCCCTGACATCTCTAGTTTTAATCCTGTTCCCATTAGAGGTCATTATACGCTCTCATTCTTCAGTGGTAGATCTGTGTATAATGGCTTTATGGCACATCTTTTAAAATGCAcaatattttgtaattatttaagCCAAAACTATCTGAAGTGTATGAACCAGTTGTTAGTCTCCAGTTTCGTGCTCTTGGGGCATATAGATCATGTTGTAATACTATTTCATATATTGTATATAACTCCTACTTGAGTTTTAATGGTTTATATTATAGTTAACTGCACCAcgcatttatttactaaaatATAGAGCACAccattcaaaaaaataaatcttgtagTTTGCAATACCGAGAAGCTCATTCGTCGAGTGTTTTGATATAAGCACcatcccttttttaaaaacattgtacATGGCAACtcgaagtttcaaattcaaagaACACGATGTCCTACTATCGCGAACGTTTGAGAACCACCGTTACGCGCATGTGTACTGTCCCTATTTCTTTGTTTCACTGCTACAAGTTGTAgcccttgttttgttttcttgtgttcTGTCATGCGTGGCTGGAGCTCAGCTAACCGTGACCCGAATCCTGCATAGGTTCGCGCCTTTTTTTGTATGACTCTACATTCAACAATTAGACCCCcagctttttttccccctatcTATTATTAGCGAGCACAAGTGAAAGAAATCTCTCCCTTGTTTACACAGTAAGCTATTCGGTCATACCTACACAGTCACACGACTCTGACTTGTTTATGACTTTCGTAGTTTTGAAATAATCACTTTGATTGAAGCCATGTTAGTGTGGAGATGTGCTCCAGAGGttctaaagaacaaaaaaaaaaagggacagcACTCAATATGCAGATcactaaaagaaaaattaagcaGTTTTTCTGTAATTAAGTTTTATTCTCTGGCACTTTGGGGgcaataaatatttcagtacCACAAATAACAAGTAGGCTTCAGTTGCTTGTAAAAAATGGGCGTCAGTTACCTTGTTTGCCTGCAACAACCAATGGCCATTTGCATGTTCCTACCAGTAAGCTTCGATTTCTTCTGTTGGATTTTGTGAGGTCAAACTTGTGTAGGAGTTGCTTGTTGAGAAGGGTCAAGGGCTTGCTGTACCAGAGATCTGGTTATAATTTATAGAGCCTCCTTACATACTATTCATCTAGATACACTGTGATATTTCTATAGAGAACTAAGGGTCAGGTTTAACCACATAGATCTTTTACCATTTACCACATTTATCATTTATCACACACACCTTTGCCGCATTGACATTTACCACCTATACCACAAGTACCTTACCATGACCTTTACCACATAGACCTTTTTACACATAGTCCTTTTCCACAGACCTGTACTATAAGGAACCCTACCGCCTAGACCTTTACCACAAATGCCTTTACAAAATGGAACTTTACCACATATGCGTCACTAGGATGCTCGAGCATTCAAATATTGAGacatattttataatttgaTAAATCGAAGGAGCTTTGTGGTATTCGAGCGTACAAAACTCAGGTAGAGAATAAAAATCTAACATTTTGAACTAAGCACGGCTTTATCCAATAATTCTAAGTATGTCTCATGCCTACGCTAGAACTTCTATTTTAGATCTTATAGCCAATTAAAGAAGGGAACTCTTTCAGATATAGAGGAAAGAATCTTGTAATAAAAAGGGTTTACAATGTAGGgtggcattaaaataaaattgcgaatcAGGTTTTTAAAGTTACTTTCATAACGGTCTCTGAGtgagtagtgtgtgtgtgtgcccgTGTTGTAACTCAAAGGACGGATCTGACTGTCTAATTAGCGCACAGATGCCGCCATGCTAAGTTAACACGGGAGGTAATCAAGTCAATATATTTTCCTCTTccttgcctctctctctctctctctctcctctctctctctctctctctctcctttatCACTCGggcctcattaaaaaaaaaagccaccgaacaataaacaaattagcTCCTAATGATTGCGTCCATAGTTACAGCGGCCATTTTCGCAATTAAGCCGTATATAAATTCCGTCCTCGTTTCATCGATACAGAGACCATCTGGTGATAGGACCAGGGAAAGTACCAGAGGGGCGCgcgtgtgtgtggggaggggtgTCGTAAGTaggagaagaaataaaaaattaatttaaatatttattattagagTGAACATCGGAGGCGGGGGTTGTGTGGGTTCAAACCttacccctccccctttccaacGCTCTGGATGACATTCTAGACACCTCTGGGAGTAAGAGGCTGAAGGAGGCTTTAATGAAGATGAGCTTATTGTCTAGGCTTTGTCCCAATAAGTAAGTCGTGTCGCGACAGTCGCCTGTCAGTACAGAAGTTGTGAGCTGACGCTGAAACAACATGGGCCTGAACACTTTTGTTAGCTCCTGATCTACGGGCAAATTAaagttagattttaaaaaatagttttgttgtCATGTTTTGATTTTCTTGCTTTTGGTTATagctttaaaattttttatttgttattgtcTGGCTACTTCTTATACGGTATCTGCATTAATATTTCGATGGATACAACCCTACAGTCAGAGCTTATTGACTTCACACTTTGTTTGGTTTGATGAACATGTTCTCTTCTATATCTCAGAGGCTCATTCTTAGAAAAACAGCTTCAACTCATCTTCCAATTCTCTTCCATTTATTTATGAATTGATTGACTATCTTTAATGTCTCGTGCCATTTTTCTAACGAACTTTGTTCTCTCCCACAAGGTGTGGACCTGGCCTTACAAGAGAAACTGGACAAGGAATACGAGGACCTTTTCCGGTGTCAGACTTGCCACAAAATCTTCATCAACATTGACCAGTTGTACTGCCACCAGAATGAACTGGGTCACCTAGAACTCAAACAGACCCCCAGGGGTCCTGGATACTTGTGCTGGAAAAAGGGCTGCAACCAGTACTTTAAGACTGCCTCCACATTACAGGTTCATTTCAGGGAAATCCACGCTAAAAAATCACTGTCAGGGTGTTTGTCCACGCAGGAACTGGAGGCTTACAAGTTTACTTGCAGCCAGTGCAACTTCAGCTTCAAGTCGATTGAGGCGATGCAGAGGCACACGCTCATCCACTTGATGCAGTCGGTGACACAGTGCAGGATATGCTCCAGGAGAGTGAACTCTGTGGCTAAGATGAGGAGGCACTTGGAGATAGTCCATGGCGATCTCAGCCTCTCAGACATGACTGTTCAGATGGAGAGTATAGAAGCCAATGCTTCCCTTTTGTTCAGCAGTCCAGCATATGAACAATTCACTGCCAAAATGCTGCTCAGCAGCACCAAAGCTCATAGCAGGTCTCCAAATGATGACGACGAGTCTGTTATGGGCAATCTACCCAATGGATTTGACAAAAAGGACAATGTTGACAGGCATGATGATGACGTTGATGGCGATGGTATGCCTGAGGGCTATAGGGACAAGCAGTTCATGGAAGATTACGTGAATAGTCAGTCAATGGCAGAGGAGCATTACAAAGATAATAGTCGAAAGTTTAAATGTCACAGGTGCAGAGTGGCATACACAAGCCAGAAATACTTGTTTGCTCACAATAAGACATCTCAGCATAGGCAGTGGGAGATGACAGATAAGTTTGAAGACCCAACAAGACCATATAGGTGCGACATTTGTAAAGAATCATTTACCCAGAAAAATATCCTAATGGTTCATTTTAATTCCGTGTCCCATCTCCACAGGCTGAAACAGCAGACACATATTAACGGAGATAACATTTTTAACACTTCAGCATTATCTTACAACACTACTTCACCTACACCTACCACGCATAGCACCAGTTCTCCAAACTCAACAGTGGCACACACAAATGGCAGTTATGATGCAGTCTCAGAGAGTACTACCACTCCCACTAACAAACCATACAAGTGTAACATCTGCAAAGTCAGCTACAACAACCAGCCCAGCATTGAAATCCATCTCCGATCAGTAGGGCATAAAACCAAAGCCAGTAAGCTATCGGAACTTATTCAGTCTGGCCAAGTGGACATAAGCCAGGCCTTGATTGAACACCCTGACCCAAGAACTGCTGGCAAGCAACAAGCGCAGATTGTTGCTGACATGATTCACCAGCAGGCAACAGCTCAGGCTGCTTCAAATGCAGCAGCTGCCTCGTACTTTAATCTTCAGGGAATGCAAGGTGTCATGGCACAACTTTCACTTTTGCAAGGCATTTTACCAACATCCAGCCATCATCTTTTGGCATCTTCAGCTCAAAACGCACTCGCTGCTACATCCAATGCACACATTGAAGCTTTCTATGCGTCTCTGAATGCTCACAACAACATTAATGCACGAGAATCATCTAGAGCTGAAATCCCTAAAACACCAACACCTAAAGATAAACTTTCAAGGTCTGGCGATGGGGATAAAAttatgaacatgataattaagCAAGATGGAAAGATTGAACCAGTGAGTCATGACAATAAAACCAAACCTGGACTGAATGATTGCAAACTTGTCAAGGATCCGAAAAATCTTACAAAGGAGGAAGAGCTGCCTCCAAATTTTCCCCATGCTCCAATCATATCAAGGCCTCGGGGTTTTATGGGGCGTTTCAAACCCCAGCTGCACCGTAGTTTGCTAGAGAACTTTGGCTTTGAGTGTGTTATGCACTACAACGAAGAAAACTGCATAGAAAATACTAAACCTAAGGATAAGAACCAAGAAGAAATAATCAAGCAGCTCGAGGATAAAGAAGACAAAAAGGAAAATGGTGAGGAAAAGATGGAAGTTGAAGATAAAACCAGTGAAGACAAAGCTGAAGAAGAGAAAAGTCAAGAAGCAGACATTGATGACAAGAAGAATGAGGACAAAGAAAACATGGACTTGCCAGAGCTCAATAAATGCAGGTGTCTGAAGTGCAACAAAGATTTTTCTAACGTTTGGGTTCTCAAGAACCACGAGGAAGAAGTCCACAACAACTTTGTGTCTCCAGCCTACATTGAAAAATTTGGTAGGAAGTTCAGAGAAGACTGGGAGAAAAACGTACCAAAGCTCAATGAAAATGAACAGACGGGGCCAATACAGCTTCCGTCCAATCCACCCACACCTACCAGCAATGCAGAGAAATTGATCCCTTCAGAAATGCCACCTCCTCCACCTCCGACACAAAGTCAGATTCCACAAAATTTTGACTTGTCTCAGCTATCTCAATTGTTGCCTCTGATGGGGCTTAACATGCTACCTATGCACTTGCCTCTCAACTTGCCCATGAACCTCAGCCTCCCAGGTTTTCCTTCTTTAATGATACCTCCACTTGACCTAACACAAAGTTACCTACCTCAAATACAGTCTGCTAATTTGGTGGACACCACAGTCACATCTCAACAACAAATGCAGGCTGCTGCAGCAGTTGCAgctcaacaagctcaaaaccaGAAGAGAGTTCGAACTAGAATCAGTGATGATCAGCTCAAAGTGCTTCGCACATATTTTGACATCAACAACTCACCCAGTGAGGACCAAATCAACAAAATGTCTGATCAGACTGGTCTACCACAGAAAGTTATTAAACATTGGTTCAGGAATACCCTCTTTAAGGAAAGGCAAAGGAACAAAGATTCCCCATACAATTTTAACAACCCACCATCAACTTCCATTGACCTGGATGAATATGACAGAACTGGAAAACTACCAGAAATTAAGCTTGAGccagaagaagaggaagaatcAGGCATGTCAATGTCTCATGACTATAAAAAAGACAATCATGACATGAAAGTAGAAAATGTTTCTGAAAAAGATGATGACCAAGAAGAAGAAATACACAATAATGCACCCCTCAAAATTGATTTAGCACCAAAGAATGAGCCTAGTGATGAGTACAGAAAAGATCAAGAGAGTCATTCCAACACATCCTCACCATCTAACATGTCTTCCATTCCATCAACACCTACAGCATCAGCCCCAGCAACGCCCACCCCTATGATCACAGCAAATGCACTCAATGCTGCCAACTCTCTAACTTTCTCCTTGGAGTCCTATGCTGCAAACATTGCCCGTTTGGAAGCAGCAACATTCCAGAGCATGGGCAAGCGAGCCAACAGGACCAGGTTCACAGACTTTCAAATCAAGACTCTTCAGGATTATTTTGAAAGAAACGCCTACCCCAAAGATGATGAGCTTGAGCACTTGTCTAAAATACTTGGACTCAGTGCCAGAGTTATTGTAGTTTGGTTCCAGAATGCTAGACAGAAAGCTCGCAAAATTTATGAGAACCAACCCTCAGCAGAGAGTGCTAAAGAGATTGCCAGCCCTTTTCAGCGTACTCCAGGATTAAACTACCAATGCAAAAAATGTAGTTCAGTCTTCCAGCGATACTATGAACTAATAAAACATCAGAAGAACTCGTGTGTTGGAGAGTCAAATAATAATCACAAAAATATTCATTCCATGATGGAAGATGATAGCAACTACAGCTTCTCAAATGATGACAATAGTTTCCATGAGCGTCAGTCCACTCCTTCCAATGCACTGAGGGACAGAGATTTCCATGGAAAAATATCTGAAGCTGTTTCTTCCTCATCCTTGACCTCCAGACTTACTGGATCACTTCCAGTAACCTCATCCTCTCTTTTGTCATCCCATGCCAATTCCTCCACCCCAACATTCAAATGTGACAAGTGCTCATTAACATTTATAAGGTACGATTTATGGCAGGAACACCAAAAGACCCATGTGGCACCAGCAATGTACACACCATTCTCATCCAGCTCAGCATTTGGCATGCTCCAGAATCTGGCCCAGCATGAGGATACCACAAAGTCAGCACTGTCATTGATGACTTCTAATTCTCTGGTGCCATCCCTGGTATCAGGCCCAGCTATGATGGGCCCCCAGCAGTCAGCCTCCATGGCATCCACGCCAACATCATCGTCCACCTCTCCCTCCCCATCATCCAAGAGAAAAACCGACTCTGAAGATGAGAGCGGAGAGCAGCCCAGGGACAAGAGACTTAGAACCACAATACTACCTGAACAATTAGACTACCTGTACCAACAGTACCAGGTAAATGTAAGATTCATTTCATTTATTGCATTATTTAAGAGAAACCAAGGACTTGATTGAAACAGATTACAGCTTGTATTTTGTTAGTAATTAGGAATCTTTGACACTACAACTAAAACTAACTGTACAGACTTTTTCCAACACATGTCAGAAATCcaataaaatcaataaaaccagttatattttgtttaaagccTAGATATCCTTATTTTAAACCCAGAACCTTCAGCTTAACAGCCATATGAACACCACTGTGTAGCTGTCATCACATCCTTTTCATCCTCAATTAGCTATGTTCATTTTGAAACTCAACACGCTTAACCAATTTATGTATGCATTAATTACTTGGCACACGTTCACAGACTTTCCCTTTAAATCAATACCAGTCCTGTTGTTGTCCTTTAATTTCTGCTACAAGCATTTGTTAAAAACTAACATTAGCCTGTTCTGCCTGCTGTCTCCAACCACATTTGTAATAGTTTTCCATTCAAAGATAATTAATTCAGAAAGAAAATTAGCAATGTATATttgaaacaatcaaataattGCCCATCTCATTCTTTGTTAAGTATTACTTTTTGTTAGCCCTACATTTGGTTTATATATATGTGGGAGATTTAGAGGGGAAAAAATTACTTCAAAGTCATGAATGCTGTCTAGTAGGTCTCTTATTGTTTCAAAAGTAATCCTAGTATCACTAGTGAAGAATTTAATTGCATATGTTGAAGACAATGCTGATTCAACAAAGCTTTTTATGAACATTCACTGGCTCTGATATTTCTCCTGGTTACAGTATTTACTTTGAGATTATTCTCCATAAATGACTTTGCCCCATAACATGAGTCTTTAAGTCATTTATCTGTgaagttttaaatttatttacaaatttaattttgattaaAACTAATCTTGACTCATTTTTACTTAATGATTAGGTTGATTGTAACCCAAGTAGAAAGCAGTTGGAACACATTGCTAGCACAGTCAATTTGAAGAAGAGAGTTGTGCAGGTCTGGTTTCAAAACACTCGAGCCAGAGAGCGCAAAGGCCATTACAGAGCACACCAGCAGCTCATCAACAAAAGATGCCCTTTCTGCAGAGCCCTTTTCAGAGCCAAGTCAGCTTTGGAATCTCATTTGGCTACAAAACACCCTGAAGAAATGGCCAAGGGAGATATCAATATTGATCTTATACCAGATGCCCTCATTGAGCCACCTTCACCTCACTCCCTGAGTGGGTCATCTGCATCTCATTCTGATATCAGCAAGCTTTTGCCCCCTGGTGCTGCAGCCACAATGCCCAACTATATGGCTTTCATGACCTCGGCCACTGGTTTAAATTTGCCATTCCCACCTTCAACACCAGAGCTGTTGGGCCACCCATCTTTTGATGACCCATTCTTTAAGAAGTATATGAGTGAGCTGGCCAACACTCTGACAGCCCGCCAAGAGAACCCCACTCCCTCTACCCCTTCCCACAGTACACCATCATCCTCATTGTCATCGTCCTCCACAGTTACTGCTCACTCAACACCCAAGCCCTCTCACCAGCCATCAGCCCCCAATTTCTCTGGTACCACTCGACCCGTTGATGCCCATAAACCAAAGAGCGCTGCCACTTCCTCTGCATCCAGTGATGATGCACCACTGGACCTGAGCAAACCAGTGAAGGCACCAAGCTTCGCATCATCCAGCCACAGTGATCTTTCTCCTCGGGTGAGTCTGACCGGCAGCCATGAGTTCAGTGATAGAGAGCGGGCCATGGAGCTAGAGTATTTGAGGCGGCTCAACAGTCTGGATGATTCCTTCTCTGAGACTCAGTCAGAGATGGCTGATAATGAGTACATGAATGATGTGGGTGGCAGTCCCCCTTCCCCAACACATGGGAACAGTGGTAATCTAAACCACAATGCTCACACCCCTGGCTCTTCAGGCAAAAGATACAGAACTCAGATGTCTGCTACTCAGGTACTACATCTTGTTTTTTATgggtccaattttttttttactgaaagaTATACATTTAATTCATCATCTCTCTAAATGCTTTTATATTTATCTTGTTTTGTTCTCCCATTGAAATGTCTTggtatttaagaaaaaaaaaattgaacattaaAGATAAAATACTCTGAGCTCTTTGAAacccatttttaaaaataaaaatgattttaattctCATAGTTTTTcagcattatttttttataaccaATTATTTTCAATA contains the following coding sequences:
- the LOC106070043 gene encoding zinc finger homeobox protein 3-like isoform X5; protein product: MSLVETLRVDDDVLDTPDLSQGSRDLSKYPKVTSGGGKVTIPPPAHFSTTTAASSSLGTTSATDYSAFRGAGSVSRDKPGGDRTDESKGNCGYITQAHSLTNRISSSPDTSGVLHLGRKSEARPCNDHYLQSNHGAAAHQQSSHGSPSSPAGAARSAAEAVKCILCPLCRHECSGAGPLEEHLINKHNVAPEGIQRLMSMVELPLSSGMATADASVAPSSSAETGKNSSPASGEEISAGSRQNDDVKDFGDVSQEIPRDVSDRANPATPLSQRKEETTACTTVQVIPTTTTSWLTPSPQTCISTSSPIAMSATSSVTTAAASSTAMSATSTTCNASRITTIVTQDIPDNRTLSASDECKEIDLDLLDADHKDLLAIEGVDLALQEKLDKEYEDLFRCQTCHKIFINIDQLYCHQNELGHLELKQTPRGPGYLCWKKGCNQYFKTASTLQVHFREIHAKKSLSGCLSTQELEAYKFTCSQCNFSFKSIEAMQRHTLIHLMQSVTQCRICSRRVNSVAKMRRHLEIVHGDLSLSDMTVQMESIEANASLLFSSPAYEQFTAKMLLSSTKAHSRSPNDDDESVMGNLPNGFDKKDNVDRHDDDVDGDGMPEGYRDKQFMEDYVNSQSMAEEHYKDNSRKFKCHRCRVAYTSQKYLFAHNKTSQHRQWEMTDKFEDPTRPYRCDICKESFTQKNILMVHFNSVSHLHRLKQQTHINGDNIFNTSALSYNTTSPTPTTHSTSSPNSTVAHTNGSYDAVSESTTTPTNKPYKCNICKVSYNNQPSIEIHLRSVGHKTKASKLSELIQSGQVDISQALIEHPDPRTAGKQQAQIVADMIHQQATAQAASNAAAASYFNLQGMQGVMAQLSLLQGILPTSSHHLLASSAQNALAATSNAHIEAFYASLNAHNNINARESSRAEIPKTPTPKDKLSRSGDGDKIMNMIIKQDGKIEPVSHDNKTKPGLNDCKLVKDPKNLTKEEELPPNFPHAPIISRPRGFMGRFKPQLHRSLLENFGFECVMHYNEENCIENTKPKDKNQEEIIKQLEDKEDKKENGEEKMEVEDKTSEDKAEEEKSQEADIDDKKNEDKENMDLPELNKCRCLKCNKDFSNVWVLKNHEEEVHNNFVSPAYIEKFGRKFREDWEKNVPKLNENEQTGPIQLPSNPPTPTSNAEKLIPSEMPPPPPPTQSQIPQNFDLSQLSQLLPLMGLNMLPMHLPLNLPMNLSLPGFPSLMIPPLDLTQSYLPQIQSANLVDTTVTSQQQMQAAAAVAAQQAQNQKRVRTRISDDQLKVLRTYFDINNSPSEDQINKMSDQTGLPQKVIKHWFRNTLFKERQRNKDSPYNFNNPPSTSIDLDEYDRTGKLPEIKLEPEEEEESGMSMSHDYKKDNHDMKVENVSEKDDDQEEEIHNNAPLKIDLAPKNEPSDEYRKDQESHSNTSSPSNMSSIPSTPTASAPATPTPMITANALNAANSLTFSLESYAANIARLEAATFQSMGKRANRTRFTDFQIKTLQDYFERNAYPKDDELEHLSKILGLSARVIVVWFQNARQKARKIYENQPSAESAKEIASPFQRTPGLNYQCKKCSSVFQRYYELIKHQKNSCVGESNNNHKNIHSMMEDDSNYSFSNDDNSFHERQSTPSNALRDRDFHGKISEAVSSSSLTSRLTGSLPVTSSSLLSSHANSSTPTFKCDKCSLTFIRYDLWQEHQKTHVAPAMYTPFSSSSAFGMLQNLAQHEDTTKSALSLMTSNSLVPSLVSGPAMMGPQQSASMASTPTSSSTSPSPSSKRKTDSEDESGEQPRDKRLRTTILPEQLDYLYQQYQVNVDCNPSRKQLEHIASTVNLKKRVVQVWFQNTRARERKGHYRAHQQLINKRCPFCRALFRAKSALESHLATKHPEEMAKGDINIDLIPDALIEPPSPHSLSGSSASHSDISKLLPPGAAATMPNYMAFMTSATGLNLPFPPSTPELLGHPSFDDPFFKKYMSELANTLTARQENPTPSTPSHSTPSSSLSSSSTVTAHSTPKPSHQPSAPNFSGTTRPVDAHKPKSAATSSASSDDAPLDLSKPVKAPSFASSSHSDLSPRVSLTGSHEFSDRERAMELEYLRRLNSLDDSFSETQSEMADNEYMNDVGGSPPSPTHGNSGNLNHNAHTPGSSGKRYRTQMSATQVKVMKHLFQDYKTPTMAECELLGQEIGLAKRVVQVWFQNARAKEKKAKLNSGKPYSAELDFPKSPEECKLCNYKYSHKVTVQDHIFTKTHIDRVKAFLHSDDRDLDLSSSSLSNFSRTPGEPERGQNLMEDSLPSGHLAQLQAMGINTNTLGFPLGQGDISIKSAEKTELSRKEKKTDGSMSKEEQQQQVQAAMEMAMNAQMLSALGGYMPGLDPTYLSYMYGLPGYFPGMGLPVVQPGLMPGTEHMMAFDPLAYGTPLALLQIPAAAIKSVGEKLSEAGAVLARYTQDCQALADLHSVVSSADLTVAAEATLDVGYICKKCQMVYPARESCIAHQRSVCLSSASSLPKGFEPIMKLEQVQYECRACSERFSTILEFKTHCLQESHKTMLKKFKAKEAARREAAGSPSSSAPYSSSIGKSVSPSGSFTSKLSLTSPSNNNNINNNNNNMSPAHSTKPLHPSPAHQFNKLVSSPTSPAMFRSKPLAHSPGFTETGEMKRLKAE